The window TGCCATTATGCCTTCCATTTTCTGCAGGCAACTATCCCGGGGTTCCTGGCCAGAGGACTGCTCCTGGAGGAGGCAGAAGGATTACTGCGAACCAGCGTCCAGCTGGCACGGGAGGCCCGAGACGAGTTCTGGAAGTCGACGCTGCGGAGCTCCAAGCCCGTCTACAACCGCGCCCTCGTTGCCGCCTCCATCGGGAGCTACGGAGCCTACCTAGCGGATGGATCAGAGTACAGGTAAATAACACACCAGCTCCGTCGCAGAAGCACTGCAAATGAATGAACTCTTGAACCATCCTGAGAAGCACACGCGTTTTACAGTCATCGTGCAATTGGTTGTTTTGCAGTGGGTCGTACGGAGACGACGTCACGTCCGAGAAGCTCAAGGACTTCCACCGGCGCCGGCTGCAGGTCCTGGCGAACGCGGGGCCCGACCTGATCGCGTTCGAGGCCATTCCCAACAAGATGGAGGCTAAGGTATGCTCTGTGCTGTGATCCTAATGGAGAGTACTGGTTTAAAAAGGCCTGTCAAGTTCGTTTGCTGAAAGGAACGAACACATTTTGTAGGCTCTGGTTGAGCTTCTAGAGGAGGAGAACATCCAGGTGCCGTCGTGGATCTGCTTCAGCTCGGTGGACGGCAAGCACCTCTGCTCGGGGGAGAGCTTCGGGGACTGCCTCGAGATCCTCAACGCCAGCGAGAAGGTCGCCATCGTGGGGGTGAACTGCACGCCGCCTCAGTTCGTGGAGGGCATCATACGCGACTTCAAGAAGGTCTGCAGCTTCTTCCCTGTTTGTTCAGCAACTATGTAGCCGGTCACCGTTT is drawn from Triticum dicoccoides isolate Atlit2015 ecotype Zavitan chromosome 4A, WEW_v2.0, whole genome shotgun sequence and contains these coding sequences:
- the LOC119284963 gene encoding homocysteine S-methyltransferase 1-like, whose protein sequence is MAGVVEELVKKAGGCAVIDGGFATQLEALGADINDSLWSAACLITKPHLIKEVHMQYLEAGADVIISSSYQATIPGFLARGLLLEEAEGLLRTSVQLAREARDEFWKSTLRSSKPVYNRALVAASIGSYGAYLADGSEYSGSYGDDVTSEKLKDFHRRRLQVLANAGPDLIAFEAIPNKMEAKALVELLEEENIQVPSWICFSSVDGKHLCSGESFGDCLEILNASEKVAIVGVNCTPPQFVEGIIRDFKKQTKKAIAVYPNSGEVWDGRAKRWLPVECFGRKSFDVMARRWQEAGASLVGGCCRTTPSTIRAVSNALKSRNGQ